The following coding sequences are from one Thermocrinis jamiesonii window:
- a CDS encoding Lrp/AsnC family transcriptional regulator yields the protein MQTRPENYPMSITELMELESEYSIKAYILIKADPREIPSIMLALSTFDGVKTADVVTGPYDIIVFVEVKNQDELGRLVINKIHSLEGVKEALTCVVVRI from the coding sequence ATGCAAACGAGGCCAGAAAATTATCCGATGTCCATAACCGAGCTGATGGAATTAGAATCTGAGTATTCAATCAAAGCCTACATACTCATAAAGGCGGATCCAAGGGAAATACCTTCAATTATGTTAGCCCTATCCACCTTTGATGGAGTGAAAACTGCGGACGTGGTAACTGGTCCTTACGACATTATAGTATTTGTGGAAGTAAAAAATCAGGATGAATTGGGAAGACTTGTGATAAACAAAATCCACTCCTTAGAGGGGGTGAAAGAAGCACTTACCTGTGTGGTAGTCAGAATATAA
- the hemA gene encoding glutamyl-tRNA reductase, with product MQNIFVWGFNFRTAPISVREILACSKEEIKNLLPAIKSYSGAKELVMLNTCNRVEFYTVCEDYSQVYAIVESFLDIKGVSQNYRKYSFFLEGKDAIAHIFRVSSSLDSMVVGESQIVSQFKEAFQIARDVGTVGKILNRVFEKALRTAKRVRTETGIGKSAVSVSYVAVELAKQIFGNLSKAQVLLIGAGEMAELAAKYFKKLKANIFIANRTYEKALELAKELEGNVIVYNELEDHLHKFDIVLLSTGAKNYVLTKNMVEKAMKKRDYKPMFIIDISVPRNAEPDINEVDQAFLYNIDDLKVISQENLRGRLREKEKGEIIVWDEVEKFFRWLEFLKIEDRIVKIKSLWADVERREPKFRKFLYHALREIKKDPIGSEKLVKILLQEDENANEARKLSDVHNRADGIRI from the coding sequence ATGCAGAACATATTTGTATGGGGTTTTAACTTTAGGACAGCTCCCATAAGCGTTAGGGAGATCTTAGCCTGTAGTAAAGAGGAGATAAAAAACCTCTTGCCTGCGATAAAATCATACTCTGGTGCAAAGGAATTGGTAATGCTTAATACTTGCAACAGAGTGGAGTTTTACACTGTATGCGAAGACTATAGCCAAGTTTATGCCATCGTAGAAAGTTTTTTGGATATAAAGGGAGTTAGTCAGAACTACAGAAAATACTCTTTCTTTTTGGAAGGTAAAGACGCCATAGCTCACATTTTTAGAGTATCAAGCAGTCTTGATTCTATGGTGGTGGGCGAAAGCCAAATCGTATCTCAGTTTAAAGAAGCTTTTCAAATAGCAAGGGATGTGGGCACAGTTGGGAAGATCTTAAACAGGGTTTTTGAGAAAGCTTTGAGAACCGCCAAAAGAGTGAGAACAGAGACAGGTATAGGAAAGAGTGCGGTTTCAGTAAGCTATGTTGCTGTGGAGTTAGCCAAGCAGATATTTGGCAATCTGAGCAAGGCTCAGGTTTTGTTGATAGGAGCCGGGGAGATGGCAGAGCTTGCAGCCAAGTATTTCAAAAAACTAAAGGCTAACATCTTTATAGCCAACAGAACTTACGAAAAGGCTTTAGAACTGGCTAAGGAGTTGGAGGGTAACGTAATAGTTTATAACGAGCTGGAGGATCATCTACACAAGTTTGATATAGTTCTTTTGTCCACCGGTGCTAAAAATTATGTGCTTACAAAAAACATGGTTGAGAAGGCTATGAAGAAAAGGGACTACAAGCCTATGTTTATCATAGACATATCTGTGCCAAGAAACGCAGAACCGGACATAAACGAGGTGGATCAAGCTTTCCTTTACAACATAGATGACCTAAAGGTCATATCTCAGGAGAACCTAAGGGGACGCTTAAGGGAAAAGGAAAAAGGTGAGATTATTGTGTGGGACGAAGTAGAGAAGTTCTTTAGGTGGCTTGAGTTTCTTAAGATAGAAGACAGAATAGTTAAAATAAAGAGCCTTTGGGCAGATGTGGAAAGAAGGGAACCTAAGTTTAGAAAATTTCTTTACCACGCCCTAAGGGAGATAAAAAAAGATCCTATAGGTTCGGAAAAGTTGGTTAAAATACTTCTTCAGGAGGATGAGAATGCAAACGAGGCCAGAAAATTATCCGATGTCCATAACCGAGCTGATGGAATTAGAATCTGA
- the hemN gene encoding oxygen-independent coproporphyrinogen III oxidase, translated as MKTLFNKELIEKYDRPGPRYTSYPPATEFHTGVGKEDYKRKLLESNKKKRPLSIYVHIPFCESACWFCGCNVIISHRKDVSRKYLDYLYKEIDLISQYLDLSRPVVQLHWGGGTPNFLTNEEMRELYGKLSQTFQIDKEGEISIEIDPRYLSEGQLETIRDLGFNRISMGLQDLDEEVQRAINRIQPESLMKEVMKRLRELNFKSINIDLIYGLPYQTPEKFKRTIEKTIELNPDRVAVYNFAYVPWLKPLQRKIDPNTLPPPEDKLKILEMTIELFQKAGYLYIGMDHFAKAEDELSIAQQNGTLWRNFQGYTTKKGVDLIGIGATSISMLEDAYFQNYKTIREYYLALDNMDLPTMRGYILNEEDLIRREVIMDLMCNFRCEFDKIENTFGISFEDHFEAELSKLKEMEEDGLLEIKDRSIRVSPMGRLLIRNIAMVFDQYLPQKKELRFSRTI; from the coding sequence ATGAAGACATTATTTAACAAAGAGCTGATAGAGAAGTATGACAGACCTGGACCAAGATATACAAGCTATCCCCCCGCTACTGAATTTCACACTGGAGTTGGAAAGGAGGATTACAAAAGAAAGCTTTTGGAAAGCAACAAAAAGAAAAGACCCCTTTCTATTTACGTGCATATACCTTTCTGTGAAAGCGCCTGTTGGTTTTGCGGATGCAATGTAATCATATCCCACAGAAAAGACGTGTCAAGAAAATACTTAGATTACTTATACAAAGAAATAGATCTTATCAGTCAGTATCTTGACTTATCCAGACCAGTGGTTCAACTTCATTGGGGTGGAGGCACTCCAAACTTTTTAACCAACGAAGAAATGAGGGAGCTGTATGGAAAGCTAAGTCAAACTTTCCAGATAGATAAAGAGGGAGAGATAAGCATAGAAATCGACCCGAGGTATCTTTCAGAGGGTCAGTTGGAAACCATAAGGGACTTAGGTTTTAACAGAATAAGTATGGGACTTCAGGACTTGGACGAAGAGGTGCAAAGGGCAATAAACAGAATACAGCCAGAATCTTTAATGAAAGAGGTTATGAAAAGGCTAAGAGAACTTAACTTTAAAAGCATAAACATAGACCTTATATACGGGCTTCCCTATCAGACACCAGAGAAGTTCAAAAGAACCATAGAAAAGACCATAGAGCTTAACCCAGATAGGGTAGCGGTTTATAACTTTGCCTATGTGCCTTGGTTAAAGCCCTTGCAGAGGAAGATAGACCCAAACACCTTACCCCCTCCAGAAGACAAATTAAAGATCTTGGAAATGACCATAGAACTTTTCCAAAAGGCAGGCTATCTCTACATTGGTATGGATCACTTTGCAAAAGCTGAAGATGAGCTTTCTATAGCCCAGCAAAACGGCACCCTGTGGAGAAACTTTCAAGGATATACCACCAAAAAGGGTGTAGATCTTATAGGTATAGGTGCGACATCTATAAGTATGCTGGAGGATGCCTACTTTCAAAACTACAAGACCATAAGGGAATACTACCTGGCTTTGGATAATATGGACCTTCCCACCATGAGAGGGTATATTTTGAACGAAGAGGACTTGATTAGAAGAGAAGTTATCATGGACCTTATGTGCAACTTCCGGTGCGAGTTTGATAAGATAGAAAATACCTTTGGCATATCCTTTGAAGACCACTTTGAAGCAGAACTATCTAAGCTTAAAGAAATGGAAGAGGACGGACTTTTGGAGATAAAGGACAGGTCCATAAGGGTATCGCCAATGGGAAGGCTTTTAATAAGGAACATAGCCATGGTCTTTGACCAATACCTACCACAGAAAAAAGAGCTTCGCTTTTCCAGAACAATATGA
- a CDS encoding ABC transporter ATP-binding protein, with protein MNLLSVQQVSKAYKLQVGLFKSRNFFALKSVSLQIKVGEILALVGESGSGKTTLGKLILRLEKPTEGKIFFDGREISNFGKEYTRYVSAVFQDPASSLNPRMSVKEILEEPLIVHKYRDREKKILYALLEAGLTEEYLHRKPYQLSGGQKQRVAIARATVLEPKLIVADEPTASLDASLRRGILELFLKLKLKGISVLLITHDVRSVEYVADSVAVLYRGRLLEMGTKQHVLKSPLHPYTKYLIQNMPAEHPSERKTLKTVDVQMYSEEACPFYPLCEYRMDECKAELREAFIDGRFVCCNIY; from the coding sequence ATGAATCTTCTAAGCGTCCAACAAGTAAGCAAGGCATACAAGTTACAGGTAGGCCTGTTTAAAAGTAGGAACTTCTTTGCCCTTAAAAGTGTGAGCTTGCAAATAAAGGTGGGTGAAATTTTAGCACTGGTTGGAGAGTCTGGTTCTGGCAAAACCACTTTGGGAAAACTCATTCTAAGGTTGGAAAAACCAACTGAGGGTAAAATCTTCTTTGATGGCAGGGAAATTTCAAACTTTGGTAAAGAATACACCCGCTATGTATCCGCAGTTTTTCAGGACCCAGCTTCTTCTTTAAATCCACGTATGAGCGTAAAAGAAATACTGGAAGAACCTTTAATAGTTCACAAATACAGAGACAGGGAGAAAAAGATCCTTTATGCACTACTGGAAGCAGGTTTGACTGAAGAGTATCTGCACAGAAAACCCTATCAGCTTTCCGGAGGGCAAAAACAGAGGGTTGCAATAGCAAGAGCTACCGTATTGGAACCAAAGCTTATAGTTGCTGACGAGCCAACCGCTTCCTTGGATGCGAGCCTCAGAAGAGGCATACTTGAGCTTTTCTTAAAACTAAAACTTAAGGGCATATCTGTTCTTTTGATAACGCATGATGTTAGGTCTGTGGAGTATGTTGCAGATAGTGTGGCGGTCCTTTATAGAGGCAGGCTCTTAGAGATGGGGACAAAACAGCATGTTTTAAAGTCACCTTTACATCCCTATACTAAGTATCTTATACAGAACATGCCTGCAGAACATCCCTCTGAAAGAAAAACTTTAAAGACTGTTGACGTGCAGATGTATTCAGAGGAAGCTTGTCCTTTTTACCCTCTGTGCGAGTATAGGATGGATGAATGTAAAGCAGAGTTAAGGGAGGCATTCATAGATGGAAGGTTCGTCTGCTGTAATATATACTGA
- a CDS encoding hemolysin family protein: MEGSSAVIYTELAVFVFLLYLSGFFSSSEVVFFGTNRYLLRKYSHSRLYKLVIKLLSKPREVLLSILIGNEVANVLLSAYGTTLFVSHFGEGGATFSALLISFLIFIFGEVIPKNVALHFATRLSLFYSVPFYLIHTLLYPLRAIFSRSIGSLLPMTEADQDNDKEKVFWEIFDIGYGKGLFSEEEKKMVEKAISIKETTVKEIMTPRPDLFLLDEEKTVGEVYQKILERKHSKIPVYSQNPDSITGVIFVKEIVPFEENLNRKLKEFKREVLIVPEVMVLKDLILEMRKNNSQIAIVVGEHGELVGIVTIGDILEFLFEEFPESWEENFQQVGRGVYRIYGWVDVETVSKRLGIELPEDYEYDTIGGFVMKNLAKVPEEGDEFEYGGYKFVVDKMEGNRVISLLALSLEEQKL, encoded by the coding sequence ATGGAAGGTTCGTCTGCTGTAATATATACTGAACTGGCGGTATTTGTCTTTCTTCTCTATCTTTCTGGTTTTTTTTCTTCGTCGGAGGTGGTCTTTTTTGGCACAAACCGCTATCTTCTTAGAAAATACTCCCACAGCAGACTATATAAGTTAGTAATCAAACTCCTTTCAAAGCCCCGTGAAGTTTTACTTTCCATTCTTATAGGAAATGAAGTTGCAAACGTGCTTCTTTCCGCTTATGGCACCACATTATTCGTATCTCACTTTGGAGAGGGTGGTGCGACCTTTTCCGCTTTGCTAATAAGTTTTCTGATATTTATTTTTGGCGAAGTTATACCAAAAAACGTAGCCCTACACTTTGCTACACGCTTGTCCTTATTCTACTCAGTTCCTTTTTACTTAATACACACCCTGCTTTACCCTCTAAGGGCTATATTCAGCAGATCAATTGGCAGTCTTTTACCCATGACCGAAGCGGACCAAGATAACGATAAGGAGAAGGTCTTTTGGGAAATATTTGACATCGGATACGGAAAAGGACTCTTCAGCGAGGAAGAAAAAAAGATGGTAGAGAAAGCTATATCTATAAAAGAAACCACTGTTAAAGAGATAATGACGCCAAGACCGGACCTTTTTCTTTTGGATGAAGAAAAAACGGTGGGAGAAGTTTATCAGAAGATTTTGGAAAGAAAGCATAGCAAAATTCCGGTATATTCGCAAAACCCAGATAGTATAACAGGTGTTATTTTTGTAAAAGAGATTGTTCCCTTTGAAGAAAATTTAAACAGAAAGTTAAAGGAGTTTAAAAGGGAAGTACTGATAGTTCCCGAAGTAATGGTGTTGAAAGATCTGATATTGGAAATGCGTAAAAACAACTCTCAGATAGCAATCGTAGTTGGCGAACACGGTGAGCTTGTGGGAATTGTAACCATAGGAGACATACTTGAATTTCTCTTCGAGGAGTTCCCAGAAAGCTGGGAAGAGAATTTTCAGCAAGTGGGTAGGGGGGTATACAGGATTTACGGTTGGGTTGATGTGGAAACTGTTTCAAAAAGGCTTGGGATTGAGCTTCCGGAGGATTATGAATACGACACAATCGGAGGCTTTGTCATGAAAAACCTTGCCAAGGTTCCGGAAGAGGGGGATGAGTTTGAATATGGTGGATACAAGTTTGTGGTGGATAAAATGGAGGGCAACAGAGTAATAAGTCTTTTGGCACTGAGTTTAGAAGAGCAAAAGCTCTAA
- the rsmH gene encoding 16S rRNA (cytosine(1402)-N(4))-methyltransferase RsmH: MHKPVLLEEAVDLLLGGGGKIFVDCTVGLGGHARKILEKNPEAFLIGIDRDPYALEIAKENLKEFDGRFSLYKANYSDFDLVLKEEGIALVDGFLFDLGVSMYQLKSPRGFSFQRDDPLDMRMDPEDRITAYDVVNRYSEKELERIIREYGEEKKARAIAKAIVLQRSKKPIETTKELVDVILSVLKRRGKIHPATKVFQAIRIEVNRELEHLKIALEKVPTYLRSGGRLVVISFHSLEDRIVKKFFKEHSYQFKILTKKPITPKKEEVMQNPASRSAKLRAGVKI; encoded by the coding sequence ATGCACAAACCCGTTTTACTTGAAGAAGCTGTAGATCTACTTTTGGGAGGGGGCGGAAAGATCTTTGTAGATTGCACCGTAGGGCTTGGAGGTCATGCAAGAAAAATACTGGAGAAAAATCCGGAGGCATTTCTAATAGGCATAGACAGAGACCCTTATGCCCTTGAAATTGCAAAGGAAAACCTGAAGGAGTTTGACGGAAGATTTAGCTTATACAAAGCTAATTATTCTGATTTTGACTTGGTTTTAAAAGAAGAAGGCATAGCCTTAGTTGATGGTTTTTTGTTTGACTTGGGCGTGTCTATGTATCAACTCAAAAGTCCGAGGGGATTTTCTTTTCAAAGGGACGATCCGTTGGACATGAGAATGGATCCTGAGGATAGGATCACCGCTTACGATGTGGTAAACAGATATTCAGAAAAAGAGTTGGAGAGAATAATAAGAGAGTATGGGGAAGAAAAAAAGGCAAGGGCCATTGCCAAAGCTATAGTCCTGCAGAGAAGTAAAAAACCCATAGAAACCACAAAGGAGCTTGTGGATGTAATTCTTTCTGTTTTGAAAAGACGGGGCAAGATCCATCCTGCTACCAAGGTGTTTCAGGCTATAAGGATAGAGGTAAATAGGGAGTTGGAGCATCTGAAAATCGCTTTGGAGAAGGTGCCAACCTACCTAAGAAGTGGTGGCAGGTTAGTAGTTATATCCTTCCATTCCCTTGAAGACAGGATAGTAAAAAAGTTTTTCAAAGAACACTCCTATCAGTTTAAGATTCTCACAAAAAAGCCGATAACTCCCAAAAAGGAGGAAGTGATGCAAAACCCAGCAAGCAGGAGTGCTAAACTAAGGGCTGGAGTTAAGATATGA
- a CDS encoding ribonuclease HII, which translates to MLEWEIPLWEKGLTVAGVDEAGRGPLAGPVVACAVILPPFTQPFIKGDSKKLSSKEREDAYEYIKQIALAVGTAVVDSTVIDRLNILKATKLAMERALQDLKMKFDVVITDHVKLENYNCIALTKGDEKSLSCACASIVAKVLRDRIMEHYHQIFPQFNFQKNKGYPTKEHIKSLRLNKPTIIHRKSFMPVRQLELYAQTRFT; encoded by the coding sequence ATGCTTGAGTGGGAAATTCCCCTTTGGGAGAAAGGGCTTACAGTAGCAGGTGTGGATGAGGCAGGAAGGGGTCCTTTGGCAGGACCAGTGGTAGCCTGTGCGGTAATTCTCCCTCCCTTTACACAACCATTCATAAAAGGAGACTCAAAGAAACTATCTTCAAAGGAAAGAGAGGACGCTTACGAATATATAAAACAGATAGCTTTGGCTGTAGGCACAGCAGTGGTGGATAGCACGGTAATTGACAGGCTTAACATTCTGAAGGCTACGAAGTTGGCAATGGAAAGGGCTTTGCAAGATCTTAAGATGAAATTTGACGTAGTTATCACAGATCACGTAAAGTTGGAAAACTACAACTGCATAGCTTTAACAAAGGGAGATGAAAAGAGCCTTAGCTGTGCGTGTGCGTCTATAGTGGCAAAGGTGTTAAGAGACAGAATCATGGAGCACTACCACCAAATCTTTCCTCAGTTTAATTTTCAAAAAAACAAAGGATATCCTACAAAGGAGCACATCAAAAGCCTAAGGTTAAACAAACCAACTATAATACACAGGAAAAGCTTTATGCCGGTAAGACAATTGGAGCTTTATGCACAAACCCGTTTTACTTGA
- the rplS gene encoding 50S ribosomal protein L19, with protein sequence MSSLLQDIEKAYIPAKEYPELKVGNTVRVYYKIVEGDKERIQPFEGVVIRIRGSGLGKTFTVRKESYGVGIERTFPYYSPNIEKIELVKYGKVRRAKLYYLRKYKGKEALSKVKEIKPWEVKKK encoded by the coding sequence ATGAGTAGCTTACTACAAGACATAGAAAAAGCATACATCCCAGCTAAGGAATATCCAGAGTTAAAGGTGGGAAATACGGTTAGAGTGTATTACAAGATCGTGGAGGGCGATAAAGAGAGAATACAGCCCTTTGAAGGTGTGGTAATAAGGATAAGGGGTTCTGGTTTGGGTAAAACCTTTACGGTTCGTAAGGAATCTTACGGTGTGGGTATAGAGAGAACATTCCCTTACTACAGCCCAAACATTGAGAAAATAGAGCTTGTTAAGTATGGTAAGGTGCGTAGAGCAAAACTTTACTACCTTAGAAAATACAAGGGTAAAGAAGCGCTCAGCAAAGTAAAGGAAATAAAGCCTTGGGAAGTGAAGAAAAAGTAA
- the rsmA gene encoding 16S rRNA (adenine(1518)-N(6)/adenine(1519)-N(6))-dimethyltransferase RsmA yields the protein MRLKKRYGQHLLVSPGVAKKILDVAELNEGDVVVEIGPGTGSLTKEILKTSVKEIHCIEIDPDMIKELKKLEDKRLKIYHADASEFNYCKIGKQIKILGNLPYNMATLIIERTVFCHNCINLAVFMVQKEVAEKLIEGTSWLGCFLKTFFQITYVMTVPPRFFLPPPKVQSAVIKLVRKEEKLNIDLKTYKAFLTKLFSFKRKTLRNKFPEDILKKAFIDPSKRVEELSLEEIQRLFFAYQLKEL from the coding sequence GTGCGCTTAAAAAAGCGATACGGACAGCATTTGTTGGTCTCCCCCGGCGTGGCAAAAAAGATTTTGGACGTTGCAGAATTAAACGAAGGAGATGTTGTAGTAGAGATAGGTCCCGGCACAGGAAGTTTAACTAAAGAAATCTTAAAGACTTCTGTAAAGGAAATTCACTGTATAGAGATAGATCCAGATATGATTAAAGAACTGAAAAAGTTGGAAGACAAAAGGTTAAAAATCTATCACGCAGATGCTTCTGAGTTTAATTATTGCAAAATCGGAAAACAAATAAAGATCTTGGGAAACTTACCATACAATATGGCAACTCTTATAATTGAAAGAACAGTTTTTTGTCACAATTGCATAAATTTGGCAGTTTTTATGGTCCAAAAGGAGGTAGCAGAAAAGCTCATAGAGGGCACTTCTTGGCTTGGTTGCTTTCTTAAAACCTTCTTCCAAATCACCTATGTTATGACGGTGCCACCCAGATTTTTTTTACCACCACCAAAGGTCCAGTCCGCAGTCATAAAGCTCGTCAGAAAGGAAGAAAAATTGAATATAGATTTGAAAACATACAAAGCATTTCTGACAAAACTTTTCTCCTTTAAGAGAAAGACCTTAAGGAACAAATTTCCAGAGGATATACTAAAAAAAGCTTTTATAGACCCTTCAAAAAGGGTTGAAGAACTTTCTTTAGAAGAGATACAAAGACTTTTCTTTGCGTATCAGCTAAAGGAACTCTAA
- a CDS encoding thermonuclease family protein, whose product MRTVILFYILLLLFSYSCKESTKANKEENEAKIPCRVVKVIDGDTFTCTLKNGEEIKVRLIGVDTPESREGPKLERDAERTGLSKKEILRMGKEATEYTKKLLPKGEVVYLEQDVQPTDRYGRVLAYVWLKDGRMLNELLLLEGMAQVYTIPPNVKYQERLLKAQKKAMEEGRGFWSVNKP is encoded by the coding sequence ATGCGCACAGTTATATTATTCTATATTTTGCTTCTTCTGTTTTCTTATTCGTGTAAAGAAAGCACAAAGGCTAACAAAGAGGAAAACGAGGCTAAGATACCTTGTCGGGTGGTAAAGGTAATAGATGGGGATACTTTTACCTGCACCTTAAAAAATGGGGAGGAGATAAAAGTTAGGCTGATAGGGGTGGATACTCCAGAAAGTAGGGAAGGTCCCAAGTTGGAAAGGGATGCAGAAAGGACAGGATTGAGTAAAAAGGAGATCCTAAGGATGGGAAAAGAGGCTACTGAATATACGAAAAAGCTTTTACCCAAGGGAGAGGTAGTCTATTTGGAACAAGATGTCCAGCCTACAGATAGATACGGTAGAGTCCTTGCTTACGTGTGGCTTAAGGACGGCAGAATGTTAAACGAGTTATTACTGCTTGAAGGAATGGCACAAGTTTATACTATCCCACCAAACGTGAAATATCAAGAGAGACTTCTCAAAGCCCAAAAGAAAGCCATGGAGGAGGGGAGAGGATTTTGGAGCGTAAATAAACCTTAG
- a CDS encoding patatin-like phospholipase family protein → MAIAVSEKAMRLGSFSSDVLFILYPSMKINLVLSGGAVRGIAHIGVIKALEELGFEIVGVSGVSAGALVGAFYCAGYTPEEMLKIVKDREWIRYIKPRIPKLGFFSLLKGEKFLRKYLKVDRIEELKKEFHVCALDIITGKTIYFSEGDLYRIVLGSCALPGIFEPVRYKHFLLVDGGVTNNLPVEPFLKRDIPVVGVDVNPMDPADRPKNIVSILLRSFVLAIRSNVEKRKELCNFLIVPELGRYSLHNLWKVDEIYQLGYRKGLEVMKRFINEQ, encoded by the coding sequence ATGGCTATAGCGGTTTCAGAAAAAGCTATGCGCTTAGGTAGTTTCTCATCCGACGTGTTATTTATACTTTATCCTTCTATGAAGATAAACTTGGTTCTTTCGGGTGGCGCGGTAAGGGGTATAGCCCACATAGGTGTTATAAAAGCTTTGGAAGAGCTTGGTTTTGAAATAGTTGGTGTTAGTGGGGTTAGCGCAGGTGCCTTAGTAGGGGCTTTCTACTGCGCAGGCTATACACCTGAGGAGATGCTGAAAATAGTAAAGGACAGAGAGTGGATTAGATACATAAAGCCAAGGATTCCCAAACTTGGGTTTTTTTCCCTTTTAAAAGGAGAAAAGTTTCTCAGAAAATACCTGAAGGTGGATAGGATAGAGGAGCTGAAAAAAGAATTTCATGTGTGCGCCCTTGATATAATTACTGGAAAGACTATTTACTTTTCGGAAGGTGATCTTTATAGAATCGTTTTAGGAAGTTGTGCTTTGCCCGGCATTTTTGAGCCCGTTAGATACAAACACTTTCTATTGGTAGATGGAGGAGTTACCAACAACCTGCCTGTGGAACCTTTTTTGAAAAGGGATATACCGGTGGTAGGCGTAGATGTCAATCCCATGGATCCTGCAGACAGGCCCAAAAATATAGTAAGCATACTGTTGAGGAGCTTTGTCCTTGCGATTAGGTCCAACGTAGAAAAAAGGAAAGAGCTTTGCAACTTTTTAATCGTGCCGGAGTTGGGAAGATACAGCTTACACAATCTATGGAAGGTAGATGAAATTTATCAACTTGGTTACAGAAAAGGTTTGGAGGTTATGAAAAGATTTATCAATGAGCAATAA
- a CDS encoding MATE family efflux transporter produces the protein MSNKLLIDPSEGRIKVAKKVTKLALPIILSNLLYTVESTVSIVLVSGLSSTAVASVGYSASMLWFIYSLMALSYTGTSVLVAQRAGAGKDPSPAFLWGLIISFLIALPLTFFGTDLTTYLMVKFGASEEVAKLSSKYLDPIFTFITVGFITETFYAAYNGYGDTKSPFKVSLLMSLINISFAYLLIYGKFGFPRLEVEGAGWGVALSEIFGLIAYLYLYLFHKKPFPIKLSFEKDVLFRTFRIGLPTALERGITSLSFNVFVGMVASFGDKALAAHQVGLRVESVSFMIGFGFMVASTVVSGQNFGAKNYRGLEYGISTIAHLTASIMGLVGIFLIVFPAELSQLFVKDKEVIHLAVYYLIIVALSQPQMAYASIYSGALKGMGKTQIPLIINITSFWLFRIIPSYVFLKLFPSPLVPWVFMSIETTLRAAIFYFAYRKTISKLV, from the coding sequence ATGAGCAATAAACTTCTCATAGATCCGTCTGAAGGTAGGATTAAAGTTGCCAAAAAGGTTACAAAGCTTGCACTACCTATTATTCTTTCAAACCTTCTTTATACGGTAGAAAGTACGGTTTCTATAGTTTTAGTGTCTGGGCTTTCTTCCACCGCAGTAGCCAGTGTGGGATATTCCGCAAGTATGCTGTGGTTTATCTACTCCCTCATGGCACTCTCCTATACTGGCACGTCTGTGTTAGTAGCTCAGAGGGCCGGAGCGGGCAAAGACCCTTCTCCTGCCTTTCTATGGGGCTTGATCATATCATTCCTTATAGCCCTACCCCTTACCTTCTTTGGTACAGACCTAACAACCTACTTGATGGTGAAATTTGGCGCTTCTGAGGAAGTAGCCAAACTATCTTCTAAATACTTAGACCCCATCTTTACGTTCATTACAGTTGGCTTTATCACAGAAACGTTTTATGCCGCCTACAATGGTTACGGAGATACAAAAAGCCCTTTTAAAGTATCCCTCCTTATGAGCCTTATAAACATTAGCTTTGCCTACCTGCTTATCTATGGCAAATTTGGTTTTCCGAGATTGGAAGTGGAAGGGGCTGGATGGGGTGTGGCCCTTTCGGAGATCTTTGGACTTATAGCTTACCTATACCTTTATCTATTCCACAAAAAACCCTTTCCTATTAAGCTTAGCTTTGAAAAAGATGTGCTTTTTAGAACATTCAGAATAGGCCTTCCCACTGCGCTGGAGAGAGGAATAACCAGTCTGTCCTTTAACGTATTCGTGGGTATGGTAGCAAGTTTTGGAGACAAGGCTCTTGCAGCGCATCAAGTAGGCCTTAGGGTAGAGAGTGTATCCTTTATGATTGGCTTTGGCTTTATGGTCGCATCCACTGTTGTATCTGGACAGAACTTTGGAGCTAAAAATTACAGAGGCTTGGAATACGGCATATCCACAATCGCACATCTTACCGCTTCTATAATGGGACTGGTGGGTATATTTTTGATAGTATTTCCTGCCGAGCTTTCGCAATTGTTTGTGAAAGATAAGGAGGTCATCCACTTGGCAGTTTATTACTTGATAATTGTCGCTCTGTCCCAACCTCAGATGGCTTATGCGAGCATATACTCCGGCGCACTAAAAGGCATGGGGAAAACCCAAATTCCCCTTATCATCAACATAACTTCTTTTTGGCTTTTCAGAATAATTCCATCCTATGTTTTCTTAAAACTCTTTCCTTCCCCTTTGGTCCCTTGGGTTTTTATGAGTATAGAAACTACACTAAGGGCAGCTATATTTTACTTTGCTTATAGAAAGACTATTTCTAAGTTAGTTTAA